Proteins from a genomic interval of Streptomyces fodineus:
- a CDS encoding ubiquitin-like protein Pup has translation MATKDTGGGQQKATRATEEVEEQAQEAQASEDLKERHEKLSDDVDSVLDEIDDVLEENAEDFVRSFVQKGGQ, from the coding sequence ATGGCAACCAAGGACACCGGCGGCGGCCAGCAGAAGGCCACGCGCGCAACCGAAGAGGTCGAGGAGCAGGCGCAGGAGGCGCAGGCTTCGGAGGACCTCAAGGAGCGGCACGAGAAGCTGAGCGATGACGTGGACTCCGTGCTGGACGAAATCGATGACGTCTTGGAGGAGAACGCAGAGGACTTCGTGCGCTCGTTCGTTCAAAAGGGTGGACAGTAG
- a CDS encoding endonuclease VII domain-containing protein: MNGGGSKKCSTCQKVLPVGAFADNKSRPDGLQTNCRECAAGYYRRRQEARGKTVREKVEGPDGHKLCRSCGEIKPHSEWHRNATASDGLSTRCKACRAVRGRADHLKRNYGLTEAERDAMIASQRDLCAICLAAPPVHVDHCHKTGRVRGVLCFNCNSAIGKLRDNPGAARRAAAYLEGNLWKPTLVAPGVYQLPS, from the coding sequence ATGAACGGCGGGGGATCGAAGAAGTGCTCAACGTGCCAGAAGGTACTTCCGGTCGGCGCATTCGCGGACAACAAGTCTCGGCCTGACGGCTTGCAGACCAATTGTCGCGAATGCGCTGCCGGGTACTACCGGCGACGACAGGAAGCACGGGGCAAGACGGTTCGCGAGAAGGTGGAGGGGCCCGATGGGCACAAGCTCTGCCGGTCCTGCGGCGAGATCAAGCCCCATAGTGAATGGCACCGTAACGCGACCGCTTCCGATGGGCTGTCGACGAGATGCAAGGCTTGCCGGGCCGTTCGTGGGCGCGCTGATCACCTGAAGCGAAACTACGGCCTAACCGAAGCCGAGCGTGACGCGATGATCGCCTCTCAGCGGGACCTCTGCGCGATCTGTCTGGCTGCCCCGCCCGTGCATGTGGATCACTGCCACAAGACGGGTAGGGTCCGTGGCGTACTGTGCTTCAACTGCAATTCGGCCATCGGTAAGTTGCGCGACAACCCAGGCGCCGCTCGCCGAGCCGCCGCCTATCTGGAAGGAAACTTGTGGAAGCCAACTCTCGTGGCACCGGGCGTCTACCAGCTGCCTTCCTGA
- the prcB gene encoding proteasome subunit beta, producing MEANSRGTGRLPAAFLTPGSSSFMDFLSEHQPEMLPGNRQLPPTQGVIEAPHGTTIVAVTFPGGVVLAGDRRATMGNIIAQRDIEKVFPADEYSAVGIAGTAGLAVEMVKLFQLELEHFEKVEGAQLSLEGKANRLSTMIRSNLGMAMQGLAVVPLFAGYDVDRERGRIFSYDVTGGRSEEHNFAATGSGSIFARGAMKKLFRNDLTEEQATTLVVQALYDAADDDSATGGPDVARRIYPIITVITEDGFRRLTEEESSGLARAVLQKRLEEPDGPKAALL from the coding sequence GTGGAAGCCAACTCTCGTGGCACCGGGCGTCTACCAGCTGCCTTCCTGACGCCAGGGTCCTCCTCCTTCATGGACTTCCTGTCCGAGCACCAGCCCGAGATGCTGCCCGGCAACCGGCAGCTGCCGCCCACCCAGGGCGTGATCGAGGCGCCGCACGGCACCACCATCGTCGCCGTGACCTTCCCGGGGGGCGTCGTGCTGGCCGGTGACCGTCGGGCCACCATGGGCAACATCATCGCTCAGCGGGACATCGAGAAGGTGTTCCCGGCGGACGAGTACTCCGCTGTCGGTATCGCCGGCACCGCCGGTCTCGCCGTGGAGATGGTGAAGCTCTTCCAGCTGGAGCTGGAGCACTTCGAGAAGGTCGAGGGTGCGCAGCTGTCGTTGGAGGGCAAGGCGAACCGGTTGTCGACCATGATCCGGTCGAATCTGGGGATGGCGATGCAGGGGCTGGCCGTCGTACCGCTCTTCGCGGGGTATGACGTGGATCGGGAGAGGGGGCGCATCTTCTCCTACGACGTGACGGGTGGCCGCAGCGAGGAGCACAATTTCGCGGCGACGGGCTCGGGTTCGATCTTCGCGCGTGGTGCGATGAAGAAGTTGTTCCGTAACGACCTGACCGAGGAGCAGGCGACCACGCTGGTGGTGCAGGCCCTCTATGACGCGGCTGACGACGACTCGGCGACCGGTGGTCCCGATGTCGCCCGCCGGATCTACCCGATCATCACGGTGATCACCGAGGACGGTTTCCGCCGGCTGACGGAGGAGGAGTCCTCCGGTTTGGCCCGTGCGGTGCTTCAGAAGCGTCTGGAGGAGCCGGACGGTCCGAAGGCCGCGCTGCTCTGA
- the prcA gene encoding proteasome subunit alpha, whose product MSTPFYVSPQQAMADRAEYARKGIARGRSLVVMQFADGIVFVGENPSRALHKFSEIYDRIGFAAAGKYNEYENLRIGGVRYADLRGYTYDRDDVTARGLANVYAQTLGTIFSSAAEKPYEVELVVAEVGETPEGDQIYRLPHDGSIVDEHGSVAVGGNAEQISSFLDQRHRDGMSLAEALKLAVQALSRDTNGSEREIPAERLEVAVLDRTRPQKRKFKRIVGRQLSRLLAAEGAVTEAESAEEDDSEDE is encoded by the coding sequence GTGTCGACGCCGTTCTATGTCTCACCCCAGCAGGCCATGGCCGACCGGGCGGAGTATGCCCGGAAGGGCATCGCCCGTGGCCGCAGTCTGGTGGTCATGCAGTTCGCCGACGGCATCGTGTTCGTCGGTGAGAACCCGTCCCGTGCGCTGCACAAGTTCAGCGAGATCTATGACCGGATCGGTTTCGCGGCGGCCGGTAAGTACAACGAGTACGAGAACCTGCGCATCGGTGGTGTCCGCTATGCCGACCTGCGTGGTTACACCTATGACCGTGATGATGTGACCGCTCGTGGTCTCGCCAACGTCTACGCCCAGACCCTTGGCACGATCTTCTCGTCCGCCGCCGAGAAGCCGTACGAGGTGGAGCTGGTCGTGGCCGAGGTGGGGGAGACCCCGGAGGGTGACCAGATCTATCGGCTGCCGCATGACGGTTCGATCGTGGATGAGCACGGTTCGGTCGCGGTGGGTGGCAATGCCGAGCAGATCAGCAGTTTCCTGGATCAGCGTCACCGCGACGGCATGAGTCTGGCGGAGGCGCTCAAGCTGGCGGTGCAGGCTCTGTCGCGGGACACCAATGGCAGCGAGCGGGAGATCCCCGCGGAGCGTCTTGAGGTTGCGGTGCTGGATCGTACGCGTCCGCAGAAGCGTAAGTTCAAGCGCATTGTCGGTCGTCAGCTGTCTCGTCTGCTGGCGGCGGAGGGCGCGGTCACGGAGGCGGAGAGTGCCGAGGAGGATGACTCCGAGGACGAGTGA
- a CDS encoding VOC family protein has protein sequence MHIHFEAVDPAKMIRFWGSIPGHGAYSIGEAESPAVLPVVTVVGGTVAEQVQTLIAKGASLVELHDPVEALMTDPEGNRFRVVLDPDHEA, from the coding sequence ATGCACATTCATTTTGAAGCCGTGGACCCGGCGAAAATGATCAGGTTCTGGGGCAGCATCCCCGGTCATGGTGCGTACAGCATCGGCGAAGCGGAATCGCCGGCTGTGCTGCCGGTCGTCACCGTCGTTGGCGGAACGGTCGCCGAGCAGGTTCAGACACTGATCGCCAAGGGCGCCTCTCTGGTGGAACTCCATGATCCCGTGGAAGCCCTGATGACGGATCCGGAAGGCAACAGGTTCAGGGTGGTGCTCGACCCCGATCACGAAGCATGA